A genomic region of Novipirellula aureliae contains the following coding sequences:
- a CDS encoding dockerin type I domain-containing protein gives MSRSRRKRRGIQILESRIPLAVTMGLLLVDEIASIETLDAHFAEPAAKGSLQVVGSDVTDLPKTVRVSIDNALGPVGPFTEGVPSEDEQLKLGDDEGKPKLWIGETSIPIPLTTANNFIRPSEATSISLVYGMNTEGRPAFVEVDSANYQVGEVQLLKPPDHSVDNEPFFGEIVAHRLAGDGSGEVVLTVLYSQGDDSLLGNWSLSTRDFRRELGVADGFDIASSTGVTIAGSADGADLFFDSFHAASLLNANVGEFGDFEMLLQQNDVNLSDFGLSDLLTASKVASDGLTELYIGGQAITHDEQIVTYLFYSVDSTPFTNTRDRFDVNADGEVTALDALVGINYLEDLKARTLGLDSQAAKPFLDVNGDMQHTALDALQVINHLSVQRVDPLNSVLPNQQSIVHQPIALVSVGVQQQVFHSQRDSYFNVLGTGKEYEGERHGLF, from the coding sequence ATGTCAAGATCACGTAGAAAACGACGGGGAATCCAAATACTTGAAAGCCGGATCCCGCTGGCAGTCACGATGGGGCTTCTGTTGGTCGACGAAATCGCCTCGATCGAAACGCTTGATGCTCATTTCGCAGAGCCGGCTGCTAAAGGATCGCTACAAGTTGTTGGAAGTGATGTCACGGACCTCCCGAAGACGGTTCGTGTTTCTATCGACAACGCCCTTGGACCTGTTGGCCCGTTTACCGAAGGCGTTCCATCCGAAGATGAGCAGCTAAAACTCGGTGATGACGAGGGAAAACCCAAACTTTGGATCGGCGAAACATCAATCCCAATACCGCTTACTACCGCAAACAATTTCATACGCCCTTCAGAAGCAACATCGATATCACTTGTCTATGGAATGAATACGGAAGGTCGCCCCGCATTCGTTGAGGTTGATTCCGCCAACTATCAAGTTGGCGAGGTGCAGCTTCTCAAGCCACCCGATCATTCGGTCGATAACGAACCGTTCTTTGGCGAGATCGTCGCTCATCGTCTGGCGGGTGACGGCAGTGGCGAAGTCGTTTTGACTGTTCTCTACTCGCAAGGCGACGACTCGCTGCTCGGGAACTGGTCTCTTTCCACACGCGATTTTCGCCGCGAGCTTGGGGTTGCGGATGGTTTCGACATCGCTTCATCAACAGGTGTCACGATCGCAGGATCAGCGGACGGAGCCGATTTGTTCTTTGATTCTTTCCACGCTGCAAGTCTTCTCAATGCAAACGTCGGTGAGTTCGGAGATTTTGAGATGTTGCTTCAACAAAATGACGTCAACCTTTCCGATTTTGGATTGAGCGATTTGCTGACTGCATCGAAAGTAGCGTCCGACGGATTGACCGAGCTTTACATTGGCGGCCAAGCGATCACGCATGACGAGCAAATCGTCACTTACCTCTTTTACTCGGTCGATTCGACACCCTTTACCAACACTCGCGATCGTTTTGATGTGAACGCGGATGGTGAGGTGACTGCGTTGGACGCGCTGGTGGGCATCAATTATCTCGAAGATTTGAAAGCTCGCACGCTGGGTCTTGACTCGCAAGCGGCAAAACCATTTCTAGATGTTAATGGAGATATGCAGCATACGGCACTCGATGCGTTGCAGGTGATCAACCACCTAAGCGTACAAAGAGTCGATCCATTGAATTCCGTCTTACCAAACCAGCAGTCAATTGTTCATCAGCCAATCGCATTAGTTTCAGTGGGCGTACAACAGCAAGTCTTCCATAGCCAGCGTGACAGCTATTTCAATGTACTTGGAACAGGCAAAGAGTATGAAGGCGAACGACATGGACTTTTTTAG
- a CDS encoding Calx-beta domain-containing protein, translating to MRFTRKRKWDRRRKTNNLARRRRLAETLEPRMMLAANALEGVFAQLTGQVDPTVDHGIKSVEVDVRSDQLSISRGKAILGFVVQSGDDAWQPSSMQFFDTQGNFVDPLLSRQPHANSRLVLLELADGQYRIDIGLDGLSTASTFMLSSYLVGDIDGDADTDADDMNQLRSLYGQFETEMPLAVDANQDGRVTLFDMNLARRNERRSASHTAAGFVPIASGGVERATGAVTPVGQYDETLPGQFIELDDGTWQQVAAEPSTGLSISNVTITEGDDGQSMAVFHVRLSEPVAHTVTVDYQTNPVTANAGEDFSPRSGTLSFAPGSIRQAIEVPILADEFSEQTELFHVELFAASGARVVDSVGEAWIFDDDENQNDVLDISKYPIPSIHVDDIAIDPRSDAAYFTITMAKAVSYPVSLNYQTLGGTARAGQDYQQVNDRVTIRAGQTSAKVGVPILTDEWERTSEWFTLRLYDLQHGNPVAQTAWGTIEADDLFVTDEPRKVSEFVGILNRSSEVDQLDIRVTRKDGMGGDVADEPSRLAFHLFDRDGNHGLDPAQVRLIAESGEEVDVVFAENDWLGNEDSLLVADVLPGNYRMEIRGQTVSRQQYQIDVYGLDSRSVNIQLGESISDAIVVPSTGYSENLPMRFFESAAGALIQDGGGTAEAGGSDGLVWPGNRTYAFTWTYREASYTNSLSVFRVDDASGQLLRNGQWIHPDASEQYINSISDTSLVFDGTELKNPYLSGDGHTQMVTIPADWPYFSVRLGSPDGTWYPYSSLNSDDYGHFEGLGIEDLDVSKHNRDGEPDHDDMVFHAEAAFVDVDVDSNNDGVVTEADDILIDDGQSEKVQLEEQAPGKILAVGQDQRKEVKLNATIPSAINSGYTVSLSFGSHIKLFKSGPSAAGSPPSEDEILAGELTDSTQLTIDEVLAGVTVYMDGVSLGADSITLEVNGTINILVDNEEEEQVAATEDVTLTDFAVVNVALDLDIDSDNNDGFSTPERSDLEEQLETQAGATGKLVRVNLNDSDGDAIPDFADPIVDGEHFVPVVIDFGSVIDPSIATVRFEYSDSDPSDITTLPSGEYSRPVGASRIWGKDSYENRNFENLADGGDFIAATTTYAVSSLAMSDGVATVFLEGIAASDDLGDQEIIVHVDPDGPTGPLGFEISDSIRTTNFDFQFVRVFDEKRLPNRSTRAVDWPDANRQFEDNPRSDYDKTSVPGIVIAGWGEDMSRVDITIEASFTPSGIGDSILWNAASSNGVMLLGPTQGTFDSGSFATVGATPSTSIRAVHEHRDDIVVSVGFDDNGDGVLQDSEKDVPDFGNRVIGKAEYDYCLASLDAWWISAGGIWYGDVKELLDIFMGTNNLPDYDSMHTVTQTFGGTHQQSNASGFDETVNLSSGNIKEYVWDSDSDFSSEVLENDDFFETVVRPAVEGLSIGQVYANNPALLENLFVVNISRVVEFSEANDPNLHFSLKHAHVTFQLFVYTERGTTIPEITGVSAAGSATDLYDFRTYGEDSTQGWASRIQAAHQENYRDAGEVFSIHIDLDVPETHFWLDVFYDDMEALKSKWQGLF from the coding sequence ATGCGTTTTACAAGAAAGCGCAAATGGGATCGCCGACGCAAAACCAATAATCTGGCCCGCCGAAGAAGGCTGGCGGAGACGCTAGAGCCTCGGATGATGTTGGCGGCCAACGCACTGGAAGGCGTATTCGCCCAACTCACCGGTCAAGTTGATCCAACTGTAGATCATGGAATCAAATCCGTCGAGGTCGACGTCCGTAGCGACCAGCTCTCAATCAGCCGGGGCAAGGCGATTTTAGGCTTTGTCGTTCAAAGCGGCGATGACGCATGGCAGCCAAGCTCGATGCAGTTCTTTGATACGCAAGGTAATTTCGTTGATCCGCTATTAAGTCGTCAGCCCCACGCCAACTCCAGATTGGTCCTACTGGAACTGGCGGACGGCCAATATCGCATCGACATTGGGCTTGACGGCTTATCTACGGCATCCACCTTCATGCTCTCTTCTTACTTGGTCGGCGATATCGATGGAGATGCGGACACCGATGCCGACGACATGAACCAACTCCGTTCGCTTTACGGCCAATTTGAGACGGAGATGCCACTTGCCGTCGATGCAAATCAAGATGGTCGCGTCACGCTGTTCGATATGAACTTGGCTCGGCGTAACGAACGACGCAGTGCGTCCCATACCGCAGCCGGATTCGTTCCAATCGCAAGCGGCGGAGTTGAGAGAGCCACGGGGGCTGTCACTCCAGTCGGACAATACGACGAGACGCTGCCTGGGCAATTTATCGAATTAGACGATGGAACGTGGCAACAAGTGGCCGCAGAGCCTTCCACCGGACTATCGATTAGCAACGTGACGATCACGGAAGGTGACGATGGTCAATCGATGGCTGTTTTTCACGTACGACTATCGGAACCTGTTGCCCACACGGTCACCGTTGATTATCAAACCAACCCCGTGACTGCTAACGCTGGCGAAGATTTCAGCCCGCGATCCGGTACGCTGTCGTTCGCTCCAGGATCGATTCGACAAGCGATCGAAGTTCCAATCTTGGCCGACGAGTTCAGCGAACAAACCGAACTCTTCCACGTCGAGTTATTTGCTGCAAGCGGTGCGAGGGTCGTTGACTCAGTAGGCGAGGCATGGATCTTCGACGACGATGAAAACCAAAATGACGTACTCGACATTAGCAAGTATCCAATTCCCTCAATCCATGTCGATGACATCGCCATCGATCCACGATCGGACGCCGCCTACTTTACTATCACGATGGCCAAAGCGGTCTCGTACCCAGTGTCGCTTAACTACCAAACGTTGGGCGGAACCGCCAGAGCGGGTCAGGATTACCAACAAGTCAATGATCGCGTCACCATTCGCGCTGGTCAAACGTCTGCAAAAGTAGGTGTGCCCATTTTGACCGACGAGTGGGAACGGACGAGTGAGTGGTTCACGCTGCGGTTGTATGATCTACAACACGGAAACCCTGTTGCCCAAACCGCTTGGGGCACCATCGAAGCCGACGATTTGTTCGTCACCGACGAGCCCCGAAAGGTATCAGAATTTGTCGGAATCTTGAACCGTTCCTCGGAAGTCGATCAACTTGATATTCGCGTGACTCGAAAAGATGGCATGGGCGGCGACGTAGCCGACGAACCGTCACGACTCGCATTCCATCTGTTCGATCGCGATGGAAACCATGGACTCGATCCCGCGCAGGTACGGCTGATCGCCGAGTCGGGTGAAGAGGTCGATGTTGTCTTTGCCGAAAACGATTGGCTAGGCAATGAAGACAGTCTACTTGTAGCCGACGTGCTGCCTGGCAACTACCGGATGGAAATTAGGGGACAAACCGTAAGCCGCCAGCAATATCAAATCGACGTTTATGGTCTCGATTCCCGTTCAGTAAACATTCAATTAGGCGAAAGCATTTCCGATGCAATCGTTGTTCCATCAACAGGCTATTCAGAAAACCTTCCAATGCGATTCTTTGAATCCGCAGCAGGTGCGTTAATTCAAGACGGCGGCGGAACGGCCGAGGCGGGAGGAAGTGACGGCCTAGTTTGGCCTGGTAACCGTACGTATGCGTTTACATGGACATACCGGGAGGCGAGCTATACGAATTCCTTGAGCGTGTTCCGTGTCGATGACGCCTCGGGCCAACTACTGCGAAACGGCCAGTGGATCCATCCCGACGCCTCCGAGCAATACATCAACTCAATTTCGGACACTTCTCTCGTCTTCGATGGGACGGAATTGAAAAATCCTTATCTTTCCGGCGATGGTCATACTCAAATGGTGACCATTCCAGCCGATTGGCCGTACTTCTCGGTTCGGTTGGGCAGCCCCGACGGAACGTGGTATCCGTATAGTTCGTTGAACTCAGACGACTACGGACATTTTGAAGGGTTGGGAATTGAAGACCTCGATGTTAGTAAGCACAATCGCGATGGCGAACCTGACCACGACGATATGGTTTTTCATGCCGAAGCCGCCTTTGTGGACGTCGATGTCGACAGCAATAACGACGGAGTCGTTACGGAAGCCGACGACATTCTCATCGACGACGGCCAATCAGAAAAGGTTCAACTCGAAGAGCAGGCTCCCGGTAAAATCCTGGCGGTTGGTCAAGATCAACGCAAAGAGGTGAAATTGAACGCCACCATTCCATCGGCGATCAATAGTGGCTACACCGTCTCGTTGTCGTTCGGGTCTCACATCAAGCTATTCAAGAGCGGTCCGTCGGCTGCCGGAAGTCCACCGAGCGAAGATGAGATTCTAGCGGGAGAACTAACGGATTCGACACAGTTGACGATCGACGAAGTCTTAGCAGGCGTAACCGTCTACATGGACGGCGTCAGTCTGGGAGCCGATTCGATCACGTTGGAAGTCAATGGAACGATCAACATACTGGTTGACAACGAGGAAGAAGAGCAAGTAGCGGCAACCGAGGACGTCACGCTCACCGACTTTGCCGTCGTAAATGTTGCTCTCGATCTAGATATCGACAGCGACAATAACGATGGATTCAGTACTCCGGAAAGAAGCGATCTTGAAGAACAGTTAGAAACTCAAGCAGGAGCAACCGGGAAGTTGGTTCGAGTCAATCTCAATGATTCGGACGGTGATGCTATCCCCGATTTTGCCGATCCGATCGTCGACGGTGAACATTTTGTCCCTGTCGTTATTGACTTTGGCTCAGTCATCGATCCGTCGATTGCAACCGTTAGATTTGAATATTCGGATTCAGATCCAAGCGACATCACGACACTTCCCTCTGGCGAATACTCTCGCCCCGTTGGCGCTTCGAGGATTTGGGGGAAAGACAGCTATGAAAATCGCAATTTTGAAAACTTGGCGGATGGAGGAGACTTTATTGCCGCGACGACAACGTACGCCGTTTCATCCTTGGCAATGAGCGACGGCGTTGCCACGGTATTCCTTGAAGGTATCGCCGCAAGCGACGATCTTGGAGACCAAGAGATCATCGTTCATGTCGATCCAGACGGCCCAACGGGACCGTTAGGATTTGAAATCTCAGACTCGATTCGAACAACGAATTTCGACTTCCAATTTGTTCGCGTATTCGATGAAAAAAGGTTGCCCAACCGATCGACAAGAGCAGTTGATTGGCCAGACGCCAATAGACAATTTGAAGACAACCCGCGATCAGACTACGACAAAACAAGTGTTCCAGGAATCGTGATCGCTGGTTGGGGTGAAGACATGTCTCGAGTCGACATTACGATCGAAGCTTCGTTTACTCCTTCCGGAATTGGGGATTCGATACTATGGAATGCAGCCTCAAGTAATGGAGTGATGTTGTTAGGACCAACACAAGGCACTTTTGACTCTGGATCATTTGCGACCGTTGGTGCCACGCCATCGACATCAATCCGCGCCGTGCATGAGCATCGTGACGACATCGTTGTTTCCGTAGGATTTGATGATAATGGCGACGGAGTACTTCAAGATAGTGAAAAAGATGTACCCGATTTCGGAAATCGGGTAATAGGCAAGGCAGAGTACGATTACTGCCTGGCTAGTCTCGACGCTTGGTGGATCTCTGCTGGTGGAATTTGGTATGGGGATGTGAAAGAACTTCTAGATATCTTCATGGGCACAAACAACCTCCCGGATTACGACAGCATGCACACTGTAACCCAAACGTTTGGTGGTACGCATCAGCAGTCCAACGCAAGCGGTTTTGATGAAACCGTCAACCTTAGCTCAGGCAACATAAAGGAATACGTCTGGGATTCGGACAGCGACTTCAGTAGTGAGGTCCTTGAGAATGACGATTTTTTTGAGACAGTTGTTCGTCCTGCTGTCGAAGGATTATCGATCGGGCAAGTCTACGCCAATAATCCTGCCCTTTTAGAAAACCTTTTCGTGGTCAATATAAGTAGGGTTGTGGAGTTTTCAGAGGCCAATGATCCTAATCTGCATTTTTCGTTAAAGCACGCGCACGTCACGTTTCAGTTGTTTGTTTACACGGAGCGAGGAACAACAATTCCTGAGATTACTGGCGTCTCAGCCGCTGGTAGTGCGACCGATCTGTATGACTTCCGCACATATGGAGAGGATTCCACTCAGGGTTGGGCGTCCCGGATTCAAGCAGCGCACCAAGAAAATTACCGGGACGCAGGGGAAGTATTTTCCATCCACATTGACCTTGATGTTCCGGAGACTCATTTTTGGCTAGACGTTTTCTACGATGACATGGAGGCCTTGAAGTCAAAATGGCAAGGGCTATTTTAG
- a CDS encoding formylglycine-generating enzyme family protein, with product MSLVNKHIHFVRRVGLSGGLKPAIALCASILFLMGCRGKQEEVVAPRQMIEHAKTEYIENKFGMKFITIPAGKFLMGSDRGDGSELPHVVRISKPFALSITPLTGRQLSQIRATKQPSLRALPDYDRMRKESNQLRAARGLPMLEGESAVIIDSWNEAYQLGRELSNLDDEFNYRLPTEAEWEYACRSGDTREGPPVRDPSNLSAWKVSANDPNAFGLYDMKRGLGEYCQDWYSVHTYDAKPSIDPQGPAISTHSRVVRGKPDSEGCYSCWKRFSAQPQGDEEMMTTVRFVLEKKVDPQ from the coding sequence ATGTCTTTAGTAAACAAACATATACACTTCGTTCGTCGGGTTGGTCTATCCGGCGGGTTAAAACCGGCAATCGCTCTCTGTGCGTCGATCCTTTTTCTGATGGGATGTCGAGGAAAGCAAGAAGAGGTGGTAGCACCTCGGCAAATGATTGAGCACGCTAAGACTGAGTATATCGAGAACAAATTCGGTATGAAGTTCATAACAATACCTGCCGGGAAATTTTTGATGGGATCGGATCGGGGAGACGGTTCCGAGCTGCCCCATGTTGTGAGAATCTCGAAACCATTTGCACTCTCCATAACGCCATTAACCGGTCGCCAATTGTCCCAAATACGAGCGACTAAACAACCAAGCTTACGAGCACTGCCTGATTATGATCGCATGCGAAAAGAGAGCAATCAACTGAGGGCGGCTCGCGGTCTGCCTATGTTGGAAGGAGAGTCTGCTGTAATTATTGATAGCTGGAACGAGGCATATCAACTTGGTAGAGAATTAAGCAATCTCGATGATGAGTTTAATTATCGCTTACCAACCGAAGCGGAGTGGGAGTACGCCTGCCGTAGTGGGGATACTCGGGAGGGTCCACCCGTCAGAGACCCATCCAATTTAAGTGCATGGAAAGTCTCGGCAAACGACCCGAATGCCTTCGGGCTGTATGACATGAAACGCGGACTTGGTGAATATTGTCAGGACTGGTATTCAGTGCATACCTACGATGCGAAACCGAGCATCGATCCACAAGGGCCTGCTATTAGTACCCATAGCCGAGTCGTTCGGGGAAAGCCGGATTCAGAAGGCTGCTACAGTTGCTGGAAGCGATTTTCCGCTCAGCCACAGGGAGATGAAGAAATGATGACCACCGTTCGATTTGTCCTAGAAAAGAAAGTGGATCCGCAATAA